A stretch of the Aegilops tauschii subsp. strangulata cultivar AL8/78 chromosome 4, Aet v6.0, whole genome shotgun sequence genome encodes the following:
- the LOC109758639 gene encoding probable inactive poly [ADP-ribose] polymerase SRO2, translating to MDFSGDVKQAIPRPAVAFGGVGSAGPSPLLRGWREFRRSGAPVRFLCFEGGAWADVVGEAAVPLRRAFLDGRVVAEAAYGGREFLFDFLRMVRIDAGTAQEVAMGWIDDRGACFFPVPDSGRKRKRGEPELEDGALSGVEEGSDESSDTVESGRVSKAARGAWGRAVRLEETDKFYQVVKKLFLSGIAPRVGGGVAITAVHKVAQGPRCRAFQQQGQLLAAARGADGGNAKFAWYGAPSADVAAAVEHGFGRTNSRVLGHRAHGDGVHLSPPQSPYASAMLANADENGEAHIVLCRVLMGRPEAIPAGSSQLHPSSDDYDSAVDNMQNPQWYVVWSKDMNTRILPEYVVSFKCPSLHQMQGSSGATSALKKPSPVARDMFPTLLAEIQRFVPSSKLETLQGTYNRFKKGQMKKDQFIRFLRAFIGDRVLTAVAKKLRGY from the exons ATGGACTTCTCCGGCGATGTCAAGCAGGCGATCCCCCGCCCGGCCGTCGCTTTCGGCGGCGTCGGCAGCGCTGGCCCGTCCCCGCTGCTCCGGGGCTGGCGGGAGTTCAGGCGGAGCGGCGCGCCCGTCAGGTTCCTCTGCTTCGAGGGCGGCGCCTGGGCTGATGTCGTGGGCGAGGCGGCTGTGCCTCTGCGCCGGGCGTTCCTGGACGGGAGGGTGGTCGCCGAGGCCGCGTATGGCGGCAGGGAGTTCCTGTTCGACTTCTTGCGGATGGTGCGCATCGACGCTGGCACCGCCCAGGAGGTCGCCATGGGCTGGATTGACGACCGCGGGGCCTGCTTCTTCCCTGTGCCGGACAGCgggcggaagaggaagaggggcgAGCCTGAGCTGGAGGACGGGGCGTTGTCCGGGGTGGAGGAGGGGTCCGACGAGAGCAGCGACACGGTGGAGTCCGGCAGGGTCAGCAAGGCGGCCCGCGGGGCTTGGGGCAGGGCGGTGAGGCTGGAGGAGACGGACAAGTTCTACCAGGTTGTCAAGAAGCTCTTCCTCAGCGGGATTGCCCCCCGGGTGGGCGGCGGCGTGGCGATCACGGCGGTGCACAAGGTCGCCCAGGGTCCCCGGTGCAGGGCTTTCCAGCAGCAGGGACAGCTCCTGGCCGCTGCGCGCGGCGCCGACGGGGGCAATGCCAAGTTCGCGTGGTACGGCGCGCCGTCGGCGGACGTGGCCGCGGCGGTGGAGCACGGGTTCGGGAGGACCAACAGCCGGGTCCTCGGCCATCGCGCGCACGGCGACGGCGTCCACCTCTCGCCGCCTCAGTCTCCTTACGCCAG CGCAATGCTAGCAAATGCAGATGAGAACGGCGAGGCGCACATCGTGCTGTGCCGTGTTCTGATGGGCCGGCCAGAGGCCATCCCAGCCGGGTCCTCCCAGCTCCACCCCAGCAGTGACGATTACGACAGCGCCGTCGACAACATGCAGAATCCCCAGTGGTACGTTGTTTGGAGCAAGGATATGAACACGAGGATCCTCCCAGAGTACGTCGTCAGCTTCAAGTGCCCCAGCCTCCATCAGATGCAAG GATCATCGGGAGCGACCTCCGCCCTAAAGAAGCCTTCGCCGGTGGCTCGTGACATGTTTCCGACGCTTCTAGCAGAGATCCAGCGGTTCGTGCCATCCTCCAAGCTGGAGACATTGCAGGGGACCTACAATCGCTTCAAG AAAGGGCAGATGAAGAAGGATCAGTTCATCCGGTTCTTGCGCGCCTTCATCGGCGACAGGGTGTTGACAGCAGTTGCCAAGAAACTCCGAGGATACTGA